agTTGGGAGTCCCCATTCCACCCATCAAAGACTGCCTCATATTTAGCATTTCCAGTCTGGCAGGAAATCTAGAATCAGGGTGTATCATGCTGCTCTGtcagatttcagttttgatgtgtTGGAATAGGCCCAGGAGGccttctttttcccctcacatgTCTTACAGTCCTCTAGTGTATGAGCAAGTAGTACACATGTCATTGGTCTGATAAGGCCAGCTATGGTTTTGgtgttatttcatttctgtcattgcaCTCATTGTTGATGGGTACAATGATTGATAGAATGATTATGCCTCCATGCAACATTAACAGATTGACAGTTCCACTTACCCTGTACAGCTGTACTTCACTGCGgttggtttcttttcttttctgggtCTGTAGGATTCAAAGCTCCCCATATCTGTGAGAAGCAATCTACTTGACCTCTTTGGGCAGATTGAGCGGGAGTTTGAGAACCTCTACATTGAAAATTTGGAATgtaagtgtttttgtttatggGTGACACAGTGGTTAAAGTTTCAGGTTTGAATCCTTGATGGCTTGTTGTAACCTTGATCAGTATGCTTAATAAAAAAGAGAGCTTCTGAATATGCCTATGTACTACACTAAAGATAAGGAACAGTccacacaattttaaaattttgagTGAAATTTAATGTCAAGCTGCAGTTTGTAATGAATTgtgaaatacattcataaagtATCCATTTCTCACCTTCAGAATCCAAACTTTTTCTGTTCTGAAAGTCTTTGGTCTACCCACCAAACTATATGATCCATATGATTAAAAGCTTGATTGAAGCTTTTTGTCCAAACTGTTTGAATGGGCAAGTTCTATCTGTCTTCTATTTTTGGTCAGTAAAGAGTGagtaaaaaaaagagtgagtgaatgaCCTTATTGttcttttgtcattgttgtcgTCTGTTATATTTACCAAAAACCGATTCTTAATGTGCCTATTCTGTAGTGCGCAGAGAAATCGATACGCTGAATGAGCGGCTGGCAGCTGAAGGACAAACCATCGATGGAGGTGATCTGAGCAAGGGCCCCCTGAAAGCGAAAGGTTCGAGGAGTCTTACTTTACTTCCAAAGAGAGAGAGTTCTCAGATCATTTCACATCAGCTTGCGATCAGCGCTGCACTCTGCGTAACAAGTCACCCAGGTCCACAGCTTGGTTGGTGTTGTGATGCAGCCTGACCTTAAAGTTAGTGTAGGGGACTGTGACTGTGTACATCTGGTTCCTCTGCTCCTAAAGGCTTTGTGCTTTTCATGGTAAGCGTGGAAGATATAATGAATGATATAATGATGTCTCACCGTATAGTTTTATATGAGAAAGTTTGCTTTGCTTAAAAACCCCCaggaaactgtttttttatgtttttttttttttttttaaatgaaatgttcttttcTTCACAGCTAGCCACAGCACAAGTCAACTTTCTCAAAAGCTGAAGACCACATACAAGGCTTCTACAAGCAAGGTATTAACACTGCTATTATTGGTAGAGTGCATAAGAACACGTTatgagaaatggaaaatatttttaaaatattgttttttatgaTGTACAATTCTGTGATGGAAGAACTTGCATTTGAGCATGATTCTGTCACTGATTTAGCCTAACTTTaaggttaaaataaataatactgacCGTGCTATTTGTGAGAAggactgactgtgtgtgcatgaccaTAATGTGCCTATATGATTCAGTATAGACTCAGTGTAACAGTTAATTACCACATGAGCTGGGTATTTGGGAGACTCCATCTTGGAACTCCCCCTGTGGCTATTTCATGTTGATGGGTTTTGAGTTACTGAGTTTCCAGCTCGGTGCACCCTGCAAGAATTTGGCAACTTGTTCTGCTTGTAAATGATgttatgtattcatatttatacagctCATCATATCAgatacagaaatgaatgtttatgcGCTAGTAATTCATTTTCCCTAAAATCACGGCGATCATCATTAAATCAGcgatttaattattttgttctgaaaaataGTGAAACCCGCTGGCTGGAAGCAGAACAAGCCTATGCAGAAGGAGcctgtgtatttaaatattcatgagttGGTTGTGGGGATTAAGGGTTGTAGGCAGGTGTGGTCTGCCAGGATGCTCAGCCCGCTAGTGGAGCTGACATGGCAGGACACTTTATGATACATAGGGGGAtggtatatttttattacatcttATTTcagttgaacaaaaaaaaaaaaaaacagaaggctATGGCCTGCTCCGTAGTTAACCCAATGGAAAGCAAATATGCTGTGTGTCGTCACTGCAGTCTGGATGGGGCTGCATTGCCCATGGTAGCAACTAGTGTCTTCAACTGCACcatttgaaatatgtatgtaaaagGAAGGTGATATCTATGGTGGGGCAATTATGGTTAAGGCAATGGGGGGTGGTAATGTATGCAGAGTGAGTGTAGTTATGGTATGGTCAGGATAGGTGTCTTGGGAGTATGTACAGGAGTAGGTATGTAGGAAGGGGTAGTTGTTGTGTGGGTATGCAGGTGGGGTTGTTATGGTGGATGCATGAGAGCCAAGTATTCTTGTGTAGTTgaacatatatgtatgtatgtgggtgtgtatttacgtgtgtacgtgtgtgtacttGGTTAGCAGAATAATATACATGTTTAAGTCATTTGGTATGTTTTGAACTTGACAGAACATTCTGCTGTCCTTTGTCTGTAACAGTACTCTGAATAGAATGTTGGGCATTCTGCATGGAATGTTGGTGTGATTCCACATGTATTTCCATGggaatttttgtttgtgttttatggtATAATTGGGAAAAGTATTTGGCACATCAGCTGACTGAGCAAAAACAGCCTGGTATCGAATTTTGTATAACTGAATCTAAACCTTTGCATGGAGATGCAGTTTTAACATTGGCAGACaatagaataataataagaggAAGAATAAGAAGTAAAGATCCTAATCATGAAAAGTCCTTTGCTCATGCACACTGTTGTGACATCAAAAAACGTTCACTAAACACGTGTTTGTGTTGAGAATATAGCACACTCAAGCTCAAGGTCATTCACACAGAGTTCTTCTCATTGCTTCATTTGATTGAAGTATGAAGAAAGGGCTGTTCAGATTTAAAGTaagtgcagaaaaacagaagactgACCAGGTTATGGCAGAGATAACTGGTCCAGTTATATTtgatatatgcatgcatatacagtaaTATTTATTGTTACTGGGGACTAATAACTGCAAGTTGTTTTCATTGACCACTGTGCCTTGGTCTTGGTTCAGTGCACGTCCAAATGTACCATCTCAGAAATGGCACTGTTTCAGTCAGTATAACCCACGGGTACTATTTGTAGTGATTACTCCAAGTCAATAGAATTTACTTCAGGTTGCATTTGAGGTACTCCAACACTACGGAGACCCTCTTTAAACCAGTCTGTGCTTTTGAGCGCTCGCGGCACCAGGCGGTAAGCTGATGGAGCACAGAGCGATACCTGTTTCTGGCCACACCGCGCTGCGAGGACTATGTGCAGTAAGCATGGCCTCCTCTCCTGCCAACCTCCACAGATTGTGTCCAGTTTCAAAGCCACCACCTCCAGGGCAGTTTGTCAGCTGGTGAAGGAGTACGTGGGGCACAGGGACGGGATATGGGACCTGAGCGTCACACGGACACAGCCGGTGGTTCTGGGCACCGCGTCAGCAGGTAAACCACCTGAACCAGCAGCTCtacagccctcctctctctctgtttccctccattTTCCCCTTATATTCTCTTTCAGTATATAAaggggtagtgattgatgaccagctgaAATTTACTGACCACATCGCTACAACTACCGGACCGTGCAGATTTGCCCTGTACAatatcaggaaaatcaggccctacctatccgAGCACgctgcgcagctccttgtccaggcactggtcatctgaagactggactactgcaatgctcttttggccggcctacctgcatgcactattaaaccAATGCAGTTGATatagaatgcagctgcacacctgattttcaaccaaccaaaaagggctcatgttacaccctgtagctgcccgcatcatgttcaaggccttgatgctcgcGTACAGGGtaaccaacaaaactgcatctAAGTAcatgaactcactgctgcaacctcatgttccctcccgactgctacACTCTGCCACCGAGCGGTGCCTGGTGGTCCTGTCGCATTGTggcgttaaatcactatccaggactttctctgccgttgtcccccagtggtggaatgaactgcCACACCTCATActttctgctgagtccctctctgtcttcaaggaacatctgaagacacagctcttccgctctcacctgagcacctgaaacacttcccccccatctcccattaaactatattttaaaaaaaaatgtaatggtttggctaTAATAGTTTAACGTAATGGTTTAGTGTAATGgcttggttgtaatggtttaaatgtaatggtttgTAATGGCTATAACACACTCGCTAGCATTACCTGACAGCTGGTACCTcacctggccaacctttggaactttgtcatgcagtacttctaatattgttgactctatggtttttcgcttgtgttgtattgtaaaatgtaaatgcaaaaaataaagcacataaaATCTGTCaggaatatttttgaaatattttttcacttatACTCTCTACTTTCCCCTGTACACTTTCTTATACCAAATAGCACCTGAAATTTGTCAGGTATATTTTGGAAACATTTCTTTATACTCTCTACTTTCCCCCCTTACATTCTCTTACTCTATAAAGAATATATGAAAGTGGCAAGGTATATTTTTGAAACATACTTTCATACCTGCTTGCTTTTTGTCGTCTTGATCACAGTTAGTCACAGTCCCGTTTAGAAATGTcatctgcagtgttttctgtggaCTTCACTTAATAACTGAATTGATTGGATGTCCTGTAATTAGAGTGTCATCAAGTCTTAATcaaagccacaaaaaaaaaaaaaaaaaaaaaaaaaaaatgcaaggccCGTCTCGTTTACATTGGGAGTTCAACTTTTCTAATCACTTCTAATTGTGAATGGCTTTGTTTTAGGTAAGACCCAAAGGAACAGTGATGAGActtatgaataattcagttgTCTAGGTActagttgtttttttcattgtcatttttctttttttacaaagatCACAATGCCATGCTGTGGAGTATCGAGACTGGAAAGTGTCTTCTTAAGTATGTTGGCCATGCTGGTTCAGGTAAGAAAAATTGTGTTAATTCCTCAAAATGATTTATGGAAAAACTCTGTGTCCTTAAAAGACTTTCAGGGATTCTTCATGGATTATTAATTGACTTGTGAAAATCATTTGTGGCTTCTTGGCATTTTGTAGGATTGGTGTATTTATTGTCACACTAATCTGAAGTTTAATGTGTATCAtttaaatatgtgcattgtATGTTTGATTCCAGTTAACTCCATCAAGTTTCATCCGACTGAACAGATGGCTCTTACAGGTTTGTATGTGTAGTTAATACCCTACACACTACACAGCGTGTGATCCAGGAAATATTTGCCATAgaatttttacatttggaaGGCTAATTTACAAATTGTAATGCTTTGTCTGCTGAACAAGGCAAAACGCTTCCGCACTGTAAGAGTTCAGTGGAATTAAAATGCAAGCTTTATCACCTTGGAGACATGTGATGTTTCATGTTTACAAATGAGCACATTTGCATACGGCTTTTGATAAGAACATTTTAAGAAATCAACGAAATGCAAAATTGCTCAAAACGCACATTTAAACTAGATGGGCTCGGTGGAACACTTTGATGGCGaagttgccttttttttttttttttttttttgcgagaCCCCGGTTGCCAATGAGCGCGGGAATAACGATTGCTTCAGAGGAGATTAAACACATGCGGTCTCGTCTGACGCCGCGGCCTTATCACCGGCGCATTCTCGTACCACTTCATTAAGCCCGCAACTCCGGGCACGAGGCGTGTGTAAACTCACCTTTCGCCTGGGTGCCTTTCGATGTTTATTTTTACGGTAGTTAGAAATATCTTTTTGCCACATTTGTAATCTCCCTTCAAAGCGCCTGTGCCTAATTAGAGATGTAAGATGCTTTGATTGATAAAGCGCCATTTGTTGGGTAAAGTGAATTTTCTCAGtccatctgtgtctctctctctctctgtctctcacacgctctctctctccctctccctgcagcgtCTGGGGACCAGACGGCTCACATCTGGAGGTACATGGTGCAACTGCCCACCCCCCAGCCCGTGACAGACGTCAGTGTGAGTACCGGGACAGAGCTGTCACTCATACACCATCCCTCCATCCGTTCGCACACCTCCAGAAGCAGAGGCTCGGCTAACAGAGCCACAGCCTGGTGTTCTTGATGTCGGCGCCAGTTTGACAGCTGCAACTTCGGAGTAAACTTGAGGAGACTCGGGGAGACGGGGGTAGTTTTGACTTTGAAACATGCAAAGAAAAGGGGGGAGGAATTAGCAAAACAATTAAGCGCAGCTTGTACAGTCAGTGTGATGTGTCGTAGTATTGCTGAATCTGCTTTGGCGTGTTTTATTTTGAGATGCATATCACTGGTAATTTGCACTTTGCTACTCTGTTGGAGCTGATTTTAGTATTGTTTGGGTTAAGTAACGTTTCCACTTCATTTCTGTGcggtttatttgtttttttttttggtccccCGGGGGTTGCATTCGGAATAGCATCCTCTTACCTGTTTCTGCCATTTCATTTGATGCTAGGCCCACCCTGAAAAGGTTAGCTGTGGGGGGGAATGGTTTTGTTTGAATAATTAGATGTTTGTTAGACCGAGCTGGCACATATTTGAACCACACACATGAACAGTTTCTCAAGTTGATTTTTTAGTTTGTGGATAAAGTAGTACGTGGTTTTTGAGTTATGAGATGTGAAACTATTGTCATTTGGAACATTGCTTTGGATGTATATCTCAATATTGCACCTGGTTCACTTATGATTGAAAAGCTGCCACATACCCTATTATCTGGATTAGCTGTGTGCATGGGGCACAgtgatgacagagaggaaggttATTTCCATGGTTTCTCGCAGTCATGCCACAACGCCTGATGAGCCAGACAGCTCTAAACAGGGAACTGCACACCTTAAATGCAAGCGTGGAAACTGAACGCCTTTTTGTTCGCGACGCAGGTCACCTGTGACGACGACATCGACTTCTCCGACAAGGACGAGGCGGACGGGGATGCCGAGGGCCCGAGCGAGTGTCCCACCATCAGGGTGGCCACCACCACGCTCAAGAGCCACCAGGGGGTGGTGATCGCGGCCGACTGGCTGGTCGGCGGCAAGCAGGTGGTCACGGCTTCGTGGGACAGGGCGGCCAACCTGTACGACGTGGAAACGTCAGAGCTCGTCCACTCGCTGACGGGTAGGGTTCGCGGCGTAG
The nucleotide sequence above comes from Megalops cyprinoides isolate fMegCyp1 chromosome 2, fMegCyp1.pri, whole genome shotgun sequence. Encoded proteins:
- the wdr37 gene encoding WD repeat-containing protein 37 — its product is MPVESGSSAAARQAKQKRKSHSLSIRRTNSTEQDRAAMQRDMLEGQDSKLPISVRSNLLDLFGQIEREFENLYIENLELRREIDTLNERLAAEGQTIDGGDLSKGPLKAKASHSTSQLSQKLKTTYKASTSKIVSSFKATTSRAVCQLVKEYVGHRDGIWDLSVTRTQPVVLGTASADHNAMLWSIETGKCLLKYVGHAGSVNSIKFHPTEQMALTASGDQTAHIWRYMVQLPTPQPVTDVSVTCDDDIDFSDKDEADGDAEGPSECPTIRVATTTLKSHQGVVIAADWLVGGKQVVTASWDRAANLYDVETSELVHSLTGHDQELTHCCTHPTQRLVVTSSRDTTFRLWDFRDPSIHSVNVFQGHTDTVTSAVFTVGDNVVSGSDDRTVKVWDLKNMRSPIATIRTDSAVNRISVSANQRIIALPHDNRQVRLFDMSGVRLARLPRSNRQGHRRMVCCSAWSEDHPTCNLFTCGFDRQAIGWCINIPALLQEK